Proteins found in one Cinclus cinclus chromosome 8, bCinCin1.1, whole genome shotgun sequence genomic segment:
- the RPF1 gene encoding ribosome production factor 1, which translates to MAGEGSGSVPGDGTGPPAPERVLFPPTFSVSEIKNKQRRHFMFLRWKQQQRKEKLALKKKRRKEREALGDKAPPKAIPKTIENQRVYDETTVDPNDEEVAFDEATDEFAPYFNKQTVPKILITTSDRPRGRTVRFCEQLATVIPNSHVYYRRGLALKRIIPQCIARDFTDLIVINEDRKIPNGLVLSHLPDGPTAHFRMSSVRLRKEIKRKGKEPTEHIPEVILNNFTTRLGHSIGRMFAALFPHNPQFIGRQVATFHNQRDYIFFRFHRYIFKSEKKVGIQELGPRFTLKLRSLQKGTFDSKFGEYEWIHKRREMDTVRRKFHL; encoded by the exons ATGGCGGGTGAGGGCAGCGGCTCCGTGCCTGGGGATGGCACCGGCCCGCCCGCCCCGGAGCGGGTGCTCTTCCCGCCCACCTTCAGCGTGTCCGAGATCAAGAACAAGCAACGGCGGCACTTCATGTTCCTTcgctggaagcagcagcagaggaag GAGAAGTTGGCTCTCAAGAAGAAGCGGAGGAAAGAGCGAGAGGCCCTCGGAGACAAA GCCCCTCCAAAAGCCATTCCAAAGACTATTGAAAATCAGCGAGTGTATGATGAAACCACTGTAGATCCCAATGATGAAGAG GTTGCTTTTGATGAAGCAACTGATGAATTTGCACCGTATTTTAATAAACAGACAGTTCCCAAAATTCTTATTACAACATCAGACCGACCTCGTGGG AGAACAGTGAGATTCTGTGAGCAGCTGGCCACTGTTATACCCAACTCACACGTCTACTATCGAAGAGGACTGGCTTTGAAAAGAATCATCCCACAGTGCATTGCAAGGGACTTCACAGATTTAattgtcattaatgaagatCGCAAAATACCAA ATGGTCTTGTTTTAAGTCATCTGCCCGATGGTCCAACTGCTCATTTTAGAATGAGTAGTGTGCGTTTGCGTAAAGAAATAAAG CGAAAAGGGAAGGAGCCCACAGAACACATCCCTGAAGTGATCCTGAATAACTTCACAACGCGGCTCGGCCATTCCATCGGCCGCATGTTTGCTGCTCTATTCCCACACAATCCTCAGTTCATTGGAAGACAAGTAGCTACATTTCACAACCAGAGAGACTACATCTTTTTCAGATTCCACAG ATACATCTTCAAGAGTGAAAAGAAAGTGGGAATTCAAGAACTTGGGCCACGTTTTACATTAAAGCTGAGGTCACTTCAGAAAGGAACCTTTGATTCCAAATTTGGAGAGTATGAGTGGATTCATAAG cGTCGAGAAATGGACACAGTTAGAAGAAAATTCCACTTGTGA
- the GNG5 gene encoding guanine nucleotide-binding protein G(I)/G(S)/G(O) subunit gamma-5 gives MSGSSNVAAMKKVVQQLRLEASVTRVKVSQAAADLKQFCLQNAQHDPLLTGVSSSTNPFRPQKVCSFL, from the exons ATGTCGGGCTCCTCCAACGTGGCGGCCATGAAGAAGGTGGTGCAGCAGCTGCGCCTAGAGGCGAGTGTGACCCGCGTGAAG GTTTCTCAAGCTGCAGCTGACTTGAAGCAGTTTTGCCTGCAGAATGCACAGCATGATCCCCTACTGACAGGGGTATCATCAAGTACAAATCCATTCAGACCCCAGAaagtttgttcatttttgtaA